A portion of the Cryptomeria japonica chromosome 5, Sugi_1.0, whole genome shotgun sequence genome contains these proteins:
- the LOC131875832 gene encoding zinc finger A20 and AN1 domain-containing stress-associated protein 3-like: MEKQSLAEKAAKKAKGKEESEAAGKKAEESEKEEGKMEKEVTECRCFNCNKRCRLGVNFKCRCNHVFCSKHRYPEEHNCSFDHKRFGRQSLAKNNPLIKGSKIDKL, translated from the coding sequence ATGGAGAAACAATCGTTAGCTGAAAAGGCGGCAAAGAAAGCGAAGGGGAAAGAAGAGAGCGAAGCAGCAGGTAAAAAAGCAGAAGAAagtgagaaagaagaaggaaaaatggagaaaGAGGTAACAGAGTGCagatgtttcaactgcaataagcgTTGCAGACTGGGTGTGAATTTTAAGTGTAGATGTAATCATGTATTTTGTAGCAAGCACAGATATCCAGAAGAACATAATTGTTCTTTTGATCACAAGAGATTTGGGCGTCAGAGTCTTGCAAAAAATAATCCCCTAATCAAGGGTTCCAAGATTGACAAACTATAA